The Zingiber officinale cultivar Zhangliang chromosome 10A, Zo_v1.1, whole genome shotgun sequence genome contains a region encoding:
- the LOC122026202 gene encoding uncharacterized protein LOC122026202: MMPPSSNSKINSALRRLISGNSSPPYRPFPSSPSPPVPSQCPNIFFTVPYPANLILLGLNIGGGIEMKLRLRQPSREWDLFPFEQFLIQCSMSCVTSCMGHTMSHSISSGMSYTM, from the exons ATGATGCCTCCTTCGTCAAACAGCAAGATCAACTCGGCGTTGAGGCGATTGATCTCCGGCAACTCAAGCCCACCTTATCGACCCTTCCCTTCATCTCCTTCGCCCCCGGTGCCTTCACAATGCCCTAATATCTTCTTCACAGTGCCCTA CCCCGCCAATCTGATTCTTTTAGGTCTAAATATTGGTGGTGGCATCGAGATGAAGCTTCGGCTAAGGCAGCCTAGCAGGGAATGGGATCTCTTCCCATTCGAGCAGTTCTTGATACAATGCTCCATGAGCTGTGTCACATCGTGCATGGGACACACAATGTCTCATTCTATAAGTTCTGGGATGAGTTACACAATGTGA